The Candidatus Goldiibacteriota bacterium nucleotide sequence TAAAAACAAGGCCGTCCCTGACCTGCGATTCAATCTTAAGCCTGAAATCCGTATACGACAGCCCTTCTTTATTAAGGGCTTCTTCAAACGCTTCTTCATTTGCAAACCGCGACCTTAATCCGGAAAGAAATTCATTCACTTTATCAGCCACAGCTTCTTCCGAGACCATTACCATTTCTTCCTGCGCGATTGTGATTAAAAGTTTCTGTTGTACAAGATTTTCCAGTATCTCTTTTTTTAACTGGTCCGGGGATACTTTCTGCCCGGCGGCTTCAAGCTGAGCCTTCATAGCTTCAAAAGCTTCATTTACCTCGCTTTCAAGTACAAGCCCGTCATTTACCTTTGCCGCTATTTTATCCGAAGCCGGCGCCGCCGATAAAAAAGCGGGTATAAATAACGCTGTTAAAAGTACAACAATTTTAATTTTCTGCATGTAAAACCTCCTCTACGGCCATATTTAAATGTTCCAGATACATTTTTATATCCGAATTCTGCCTTAATTCTTTCATCCATACCGAAAAAGCCGCGTCTTTTTTTATTTCGCGGAACTTTTTTTTCACGTCTTCCCGCACTTCATCGTAACCGGGCGTTACCGCCTCCCTTATATCTTCGCACTTAAATATATGGTAACCGTACGGCGATTTTATAATGTAACTTATCCCGCCTTTTTTCATGGTGAAAAGCTTATTCATGAAAGAAGGCACTTCGCCCTGTTTTATAAATCCAAGATCGCCGCCCTCGTGCGCTTCCGAAGTTATTGAATAGTTTTTCGCAAGTTCTTCAAAGGGCTGTTTATTGTTTATTTTTAAAAGTACTTCCTGCGCCTTTTCAAGGGAACCGGTGACTATCTGCCTTGCCTTTACCCTTCTTGACTGCCTGAATTCCAGAATATTGGTCCAGTAGTAATCTTTAAGTTCCCTGTCAGTTATTTCAAGCTTGTCCTTTAAGACGTGCTCTATCTCTTTTCTTATTATAAGTTTTTCTTTGATATCTTTTAACCAGTAACCGTAGCTTATGCCGCCCTTTTTAAGGACTTTCTTAATATCCTTTTCCGAAAAACCGGGTACAAAGTTTTCTGTTTCTTCATAAAGTTCTTCCCTTTTGATTTTTATTTTATCTTTTTTGGCCATATTCAGGATAAGCATATCATTTACCATCCCGTTTAAAAAACTTTCGGCCTGTTCATGCGAAGATAAAGTTATACCATAAAGGGCGGTCTTTTTTAAAAGGTCCTGTTTTGTAATCTTCTTCTTGTCAACCCTTGCCAGAACATCCGGGGCTTCCTTAAAAACCGACCCCGAAAGTATAAAAGACAGCAGGGCTGTTATTAACAGCCCTGCCGAAAAAATCTTTTTATTTCTTTGGGGCTTCAAGCTGAATGCCCGAATTAAGGGGGGCTGCCGGCAGTTCAAAAGCTTTTTCTTCTATTTCTATCTTTGCGGCCGCCTTTAACTGTTCCACCCATTTCTGCCTTGCAACGCCAAGCTTTAAATTATCTTTTATCTGCGTAAGCAGCTCCACTTTTGCCGTGGGATCCTGCGCTTTTCTTCTTGCCGAGTAACGGTCATACGCGTCTTTAATCTCCGCCTCTGATACCGGAATTTCAGCAAAATTCACGCCTTTTTCAAAAACTTCTTTCATAACCGCTTCTTTCTGTGACATTTCAGCTATACGTTCCTGCTGTTTTTTAAG carries:
- a CDS encoding peptidyl-prolyl cis-trans isomerase, producing MKPQRNKKIFSAGLLITALLSFILSGSVFKEAPDVLARVDKKKITKQDLLKKTALYGITLSSHEQAESFLNGMVNDMLILNMAKKDKIKIKREELYEETENFVPGFSEKDIKKVLKKGGISYGYWLKDIKEKLIIRKEIEHVLKDKLEITDRELKDYYWTNILEFRQSRRVKARQIVTGSLEKAQEVLLKINNKQPFEELAKNYSITSEAHEGGDLGFIKQGEVPSFMNKLFTMKKGGISYIIKSPYGYHIFKCEDIREAVTPGYDEVREDVKKKFREIKKDAAFSVWMKELRQNSDIKMYLEHLNMAVEEVLHAEN
- a CDS encoding SurA N-terminal domain-containing protein, producing the protein MKKTVFLVLIVFAAALLVGCNQGKVVAKVDGKVITESDLKAEIDNLPANLKPFASDPGIRKNILDNMILDKVIMGYAEKEGITKKKEVLEAAKETEKQIKAEIESQMAMLKKQQERIAEMSQKEAVMKEVFEKGVNFAEIPVSEAEIKDAYDRYSARRKAQDPTAKVELLTQIKDNLKLGVARQKWVEQLKAAAKIEIEEKAFELPAAPLNSGIQLEAPKK